AGGAAGACCCTGCTCTAAGAGAGCTAGAAGTGCCTGCTATCTGAGAGATAGCTTTTCTTCTGGTTGCAGTAATCCCTTTTGATCAAGGGAAGACTGCACTGGTCTTAGGAGGTTTCTAGGTACCCAAGACTAGGTCCAGAACCATATCCTTGCCTTCCTGTAAGGCAGTGCCAGGGTGCGACAAGTTATTAAAGGCCCTCATGCATGCAAGAACTTGCCAGAAGTTATGTTCCGACTCATGTTCAGCCTCGGAGTAGAACTTCAGATTCGCGGCTTTTGGGAGGTATTCTTCATCcgtgtcaaggtcaaggtcaaggtcaaggtcatcagCTGTGAACCTGTGAAGGACCAGCCTCAGGAGACCCCCTAGCCAATTCCTGCTTACAAGCTTCCCTTGCCTTAGAGTTCTTAGGAACTGTCTTTGAATCTTTTGATTCCTTCCTCGGAGGAAAGTTTTCTTCAAGGACACATGTTTTAGAGGAAAGTTGTGGTTCCTTAGGCTTCTGAGGTTCGGGAGCAACGTTTTGTTCCCCCTCAGGTAGAAGAGATACCATATATTGGTCCAGAGGAACGATTTCAATAGGTTTAGGATCGAAGGGGTGGATGGCAATCTCCTCATGAGAACCTAGGTCCCTATTTGTACGGAGTTGTACGATGTCAGCGTGCGGTGGAGTGACAGGGTTCATCTTCCTCCTCTGTTCGGCCGTATTCCTCTCGCCTGGTCGAACTGGCATTAAGGGAAGAGGCCCTGTAGGTGGAGCAGCTGCAGTCTTGTTTGTCCCTGGTGTTTGGTCAAGGTGGAGATGACCTAAATACCCAAGGGACAGAACTGCTCTCAGCAGATCTCCTCCTAAGGTCAGAAGGAGCATCAGAAGACAAGGACGACGGaatacagtacagtggaacctctacacacgaacgtatctacatctgaattttccaacgtccgaagtaaaattcgagcaaatttttgactctacacccgaattttatttcgacacacgaagtaagcaattttcgtcgtaccggttgtatggttgtatccgaatttttctacacgcgaagtacaattcgaacacgtttctactctacacccgaatgtttttttcgacacccgaagtaaacaatactcgtacgcgtagtcggtgctcatagcgcctgaagtgttttttatttccgctgatagaaggcagcacttcgacctcggagggaccctcaattagcacggcttgggtcagtcctctgtgctcgtcggcttcttgcggttgtgctctgtgcgttctgctattaactctgttttaatcgtgattttttacgtgcatcctttaacggtaatttacgtaaagtatgggtcctaaaaggcttagttttgccagtggtagtggtgagaaaaggaagaaggaaatgctttctttagaagttaagcaagaaattattgaaaaacatgagcgtggcgtccgcgtgagtgaaattgctaaacagtatggccgtaatatgtcgacgatctcgacaatccttaaacagaaggaagctattaaagcagtgaaaccttctaaggggatcaccataatttcaaaacgccgtagccctatcatagaagagatggaacgacttctgctagtgtggatcaaggacagagagatcgttggcgacaccatcaccgagaccgtcatctgcgagaaggcgcacaccATCTttatggacttgaaggaggagagctctgtgggtgatgctggggagagttcaactgagccttcctcagatgatttcaaggcatctcgtgcctggttcgagaaatttaagaaacggtccgggattcattcagttgttcgccacggagaggctgctagtgcggacacaaaggctgcagctgactttgtcaagaacttcgaaaagatcgtgcaggaagaaggctacgtagagcagcaagtgtttaattgtgaagaaacagggctgttttggaagaagatgccgattcgaacctacatcaccgccgaagagaagaaattgcctgggaataagccaatgaaggatcggttgactcttgccctatgtgccaatgctagcggggactttaaagtcaagcccttactggtttaccattcagagaaccctagggcctttaaggcacacaacgtcgataaggatcagcttcatgttttctggcgatccaactcgaaggcctgggtcactaggcaattctttgtgcaatgggttaaccaagttttcggcccttctgtgaagaagtatcttcatgaacagaaattgcctttaaagtgcctgctatgccttgacaatgcacccgctcacccctccggacttgaagatgatatcttcgatgaatttaagttcataaaggtgctgtatcttccaccgaataccacctctatcctccagcccatggaccagcaagtcatctctaattttaagaagctgtacaccaagcacttatttaagcagtgctttaatgtcacgcaaagcaccaacttaactttgcgtgaattttggaggggccacttcaacatcgtgcactgcttgaagatcatagatcaggcttgggtgggattaactcgatggaccctcaattctgcctggaagctgtggcctgatgcagtttcttcccgagatttcgaaggttttgaccccgaacctgatcccgtggtgggtgcagcggaagccgtagaggaaatcgtctcccttggcaagtccatgggtctggaggtcgacgcagatgacgttacggaactcgtcgctgaatgtcacgacgaacttaccacggatgagttcaaggaactccatgctatgtctgagcacatgaatgatgacgaggaagggagcgaggaggtagaacatgtgttaggttcggcgcatataaaagaggtgttaggaaaatatcaagacgtggtcgacttcatcgacaaataccatccaaagaaattgcaggtttgtcgtgtagttttgcagttcgatgatgtttgcctaactcactttcgaaacattctgaaaagccgtaccaagcaattatctatcgataatttctttaaaaaaactgcaaagcgaactcgtgatgaagaggatgtaagtgattcgaagaaaacggcaaagagtgaagcggaagaaagtgaaacaaagaaaacggaaaagagtgaagcgaaagaaattcagtcaattttaagtgtagagagtgaaagtgattaaaattacgtaatcatcaaaaagaaaaaaagaaaatgtaaaaaaatatataaaaaaaaaaaaataagctaagttatgttaagtTCACTAAGTGTAAGTtaaaataagttacggtagtgtacgtttatcgtagttaacctctctacctcctcgccgcccgtccgtctcctctctgcgtagcaagactaacaacacctgcgctggagtttctaaggtaaagtgatgctaaaaacccgtttcttatttttcattttttgctaattcttcttatttacatatctgttatctaatttagtgtgcattattctcatgggaaaattatgtgtagtagtttattaagaagttatcataggtttttgggctcaaccacggattaatcctatttcaatgtattcttatgggaaaattcgtttctacatccgaacattttctacatccgaagttggttctggaacggattaaattcgtatgtagaggttccactgtactgggaGTAAACCGTGGTGGATGCAATTGGGGATAGGCAGGTGAAAGCTCCAACCCAAATGTCTCCTGTAGGGATGACACCAAAGTGTCATACCAGAATGGAAGCTCTCCGACTCTAAACAATTCAGGAGTATCCTTAGGGAGTCCTGGGGGAGGAGAATGCTGTCTGGACTAGCATTTAGAGGGGCCGAATCCTTGGAAGGCAACCGCTTAGACATCATTAAATGCTCCTTTATGATTCACACTGGGCGATCAGGAGATATGGGTACACCCGCGTACTTATTAAGAGGCTCTTTAACTCCCACCGGAAAGAGAACCGGCCTGCCGCTAGAGCTGTCGGTAGTGGAGAACGTTGTCTGAGGAGTTAGATCCTTGCCTGCTTTCGAAGTTGTAACTTCAACATGTGAGACACCCGTCGACACAGTACGTTTATTCACTGTAGGAGGTGATTTTCGCACAACTGTGTGCAACTTGTGCGCGATTCGCACGCGGAATCATGAGATTCGTGCGTAAATCGCGAGCAAAAATCACTACTTCGCGAACAACAGATAGCGAGCGAGGAGGGGGAGGCCTCTGAGGCTCTTTGTGCAGCTGTAGCACCCTGTACACTCGCAGGAGGAAGAGATGAGAGCCTCTGAGTGGGGCCCAACGCATTGCATTGGCAAGTGTTGTGGTACAGAAGAGTTCATGGGAGGGCGTCACGCAGGCGAATGCTTACAAAAGCCACCCCAGGCTTTGAAAAGGGCTGGAGGCAGTCTTGGAAGAGGCTTCTCAGGAAATTTGTCTTCAGAAAGTCCTTGTTTGGTCAGAAGTCGTTAGGGAAAAGATCAGATAAAGCGTGACGTGTGGATGGAGAGTGTGCATGTCTTACGTCCTCGCAAAGATCTCCTCATTCGCGAACTAGAGCGTTTAGCATGTAATTGTACGCGCTTTTCTCGTGATCGTGAATGATCTTGTGATCTTGAGCATCTAGCCCTTGAACATATGCATCTTGCTTGCGATCGTGATCGACGTGCCCTTGATCGTGTTTAGCTCACGAATGCGAATGTTTGCCTCGCGGTCATGATCGTGAATGCTTAGTATGTGATCTTGAGTGCGTAGCTCGTGATTGTGAGCATGTAGCTCATGACTGTGAGCGCTAGCTCGTGATCATGAGCGTGTAGCTCATGGTTGCGAGTGCCAAGCTCGGGATCATGCGCGTGACCACACAGGTTGTGATCGTGCCCGTGAACGTGCAGCTCGTGATCGTGCCCGTGAACGCGCAGGTCGTGATCGTGCCCGTGAACGCGCAGCTTGTGATCGTGCCCGTGAACGCGCAGCTTGTGATCGTGCCCGTGAACGCGCAGCTAGTGATCGTGCTCGTGATCGTGCCCGTGAACGCGCAGCTAGTGATCGTGCTCGTGATCGTGCCCGTGAACGCGCAGCTCGTGATCGTTCCCGTGAACGCGCAGCTTGTGATTGTGCTCATGAACATGCAGCTCGTGATCTTGAATGTGAAGCTCGTGTTCTTGAGCATAAGTGTGAATCTTGTGATCGTTGGCGCCACGTCCTTGATTGTGAGCGGTCAGCTCGTGATCGAGAAGAATGTCTCCTTGAAGACGAACGCCTAGACCGCGATGACCTATGGTCTTTTTGGAGTAAGCACGTGGCGCTTGAATGACAGTATCTTTGGGAAGAACGCCGAGATCGCGAGCAATCTCTATGATCCATTGAACGCCGTGACTGATATTCTAAAGGTAAGCGCAAAGCTCATGAGGATAATCCTCCTGAAGGACGTTAAGATGTAGTTTCTCGTGCTGGCGATTGGCAAGCAGGTGGAGCGCTGGCCATAGGAGGATCATCTTGCCCAGCCTCAGCAGCTGGCGAGGCTAGCGTACGCGAGCTGGAACCTTTTCTGTGGAAAGAAGGAGGATTAGGGTTAGGCGACGATGTCGTCACAAGATGGTGAGAGGGGACATCGTCAGCAGGAGGCTGTTGAAGGGGCGAACGAGAATGGTCATGTCATCTGCGCATGGAGGGGCTAGGAGATGGCAAAAGGTGGACCTCGCACCCATCCAGAGCGAAAGATATTGAAGCCATAGGGGATGGGTCTCTCCTCGCGCCACGCTAAAGAAGTTGCAGTTGCAAAAGCGTTTCCTTCGAAGGGGGAGCAGAAATCCCCAAGGACGGCCAAGCTTGAAGAACATCCGTGAGAGGGAAAGACTCCCCGGTGGCTGGAGGTGATGTTTAAAGAGGGGAAACATCAACACCCACAGTAACCCtaggttgccaaggagttagtcaGTCTATGCTCCTACTTGACCGTTCCCCTGAGGAAGATGGGGGAGGAGAAGAGACCGTTCCCCTGAGGAAGACGGGGAGAAGCTTCGGAGGAGATCTAGGAGTACGAGAAGAAGCCCAAGCTCTTTCCCCATCGGAGGAAGACCCCAGGGGAGAAAGGTCTCGTTTGTCTTTCTTCTTCCTGTGATACCCAAATTTCTCCCACCGGGAAGCAGGCCATTCCCGACACTCGTCATACGGCGCACCCTGCTCACAGCGACGCCCCTGGCAAGTTGGACACAGCAGATGGGGATATGTGTCAACAGAagacatgaaggtgccacaagggTGACCTTCGCGGTCAGGACATGTTCGCATGGGAGCGCCCAGAAGAAAACTACACACACTtggaaaagagaaagaaagggaatAAAGTAAATGTTGGCAAGTCTAATGGCTAAGCCATGGGAGAGGGAGAGAGCGGACATGTCCGATCTCTACCAGCCAAAAGAGAAAAGTAAGGCAGCTCTGCGAGCTGTGAGTGAAGATAAGTGGCTGGGGGTACCCCCTAGACACCCCCTACCTAACCACAACAGTGGTTAAGTAGGGTTGCTACCCTGCACTTTTtaatctaatggctaccttccagcttcgatGAAAGATAATCCATATAAATAATATAAGGTTTGTTAATGAAGAATGAAGGAACAAATAAGACTATGAAGGTAATATTGTATACATTTCTTTTATTGGTAATTTAACAAAATATACTATTAATGGTATACAGCTAAAAAGCACCAAGTAATTAAAATGGTATGCCTTAGCTGTCTATTTAGgtgaatatttataaaaacaatgcATACCATCACTTGGTGAAAACAAAGAATTAATAATAGGTTTTAACTCAAGAGGGTAAAAAGTATGTACTGTACAGGTAGGCAAGCAGGAAGCACGCTGTTATGCTAAAATACAAGTTAAACCTATGAGTATTGATATGAGCAATAAAAGCAACTGTGTTGTACAAAAAAAGTGATCATCTGTCATTTCGTAGAGAAACAGACGTCTGACTTTCATTTCTGAGCAAAAAtcctttctaaaaaaaataaactgtaaattCTATACAAGATGAAATGACAAAGTATACTCTATTATAATTTAATCTGTAAGCTGAAAAATCTCATAAAACTGAGAACATTTAACTGTAAACTCTAAATCTCAAACCTTCTTTGTCTGCAATGGAATGATAAAGTATCCTGAATATTTCTTCCCTAGCAATCTCCCTCTGTATATCCTGCAAATGCAAAGTAGGTAAGGTAACCTAGCAAAGGTATTATTACCTATCATCAATTATTCTAAAAGTGACTTAAACCCAACCAACTATTACAGTATTTTCATTAAATCTAATAAAAGCAAGGTGAACTTGATAATAGTTAGTTTGCCTGGGACTATCAATTCTGAAAATCTAATTATAAGGAGGACCCTGTACAACTTGGTTGCTCCTTAAGACTATTTAGCTATTCCTCTAATTTGGCAACTACATTACTATATATCTATAACAGTTAAAACAACTTATGAAAATTAAGTGGATTTCTCAAACCTGGAGAGGTGATCTTATAGAATATTTTAATGACAGCAAAACCAAAGAATTAAAAGTCAGTTTTAACAAAAGTTGAAGATATGATTGAAAATCACTTTGAGCAAAACTAAGActgactatgaagtgtaaagtgtTCGTTTGAATCCTGTGGGGGGAATACAATACAAAAAAATTCCCAAAATCTAAAAGTTTAAAAGGAGGAGGTGATTTATCATCCCTTGTATGTATAAAAATCTAATGGTGAAAACTTCAAAGGAGAAGGGTTGCTATTGTAAGTGACAGACCTTGGAGATTAAGCATTTCTGTTACCTTAGAAACAATGTAGAATGCAGAGGTAGTAAGGAGGAATAATCAGCAAAAATAACAACCCAGATAATTAATGATAGCTAGACTCCTAGTAAATAAGATAAAACGTATTCTGTAATAAATAGAAGGAAAACTCAAAACATGTAGGATACTTATGCTTCTTTACAAATTCGTGAGGATAATCTAAAGGAAATTAGCATATACTGTGAAAAAGTCTTATTATGTTCTTGTCTTTAGTTTGTTGAGATCAAGACTATGAAAGAAAGTAGATGAAAGTAGTCTGAGGTCAGAAAATGGATTTcaatatcaaaagatatttccagTGTTTAGAAAATGGATTGCAATCTTGATTTTCAAGAATTAAATGTGTagtaaattaacaaaaaaaaaaaaaaaacatcaactagTGGTAAGAACCAGATGATGGAAAAAGACTTTTAAGCAAAATGTAGAACTTACAAGTGGAGGAAATTGTCAGAATGTTGACCATTTAAATTGAACCACACTAACAAACTCTCTAATTACTTTACTGTATTTCATTAATTTGTTGACCTACAAAAGGACTGACTTGTAGTGAAATTCATGGAACATATTCCAAAGGCTATGTATTTGCTTTCAAAACAAAAATTCATTTGGTCACAAATCAATGTTGAACATTTGGTTTGTTTCTTGGTCTAGTTTACTACATATCTGTGCATTAGAGGAAAAACTCTTTCACACATTATTCGTGGAATGTCTGCTCATGCTGAATTATGAGAGACTTTTGCCTTTATCATACATGACATTGATTACTGTACGTACAATATTCAGTAAATTTTAGTTTCCCTAGTAaagttgtaaaaaaatatatataaaatttaactgTCAATCCTTGGCCCTATACTGTATTAGTcatctttgaaaataataatatggtCACACAGTAGTTCTAGATTTAAGTTGCATATATTTCCATTAATTAAGATAACTAGGAATGACCATTTCATAAATCGCCTAATTAATCCCACCCATACAAAGATACTTGATATGAGTGTAGTCATCCACTCCATGTCTAGATCCTTCTCTCCCTATTCCTGACTCTTTGATTCCACCAAAAGCAGCTTCTACTGCTGATATTAACCCATCATTAATGCCAATCATCCCAACCTCCAGTCTGCGAGCAACTCGCCAAacctgaaatattaaaaataagtgttaataataatcataattataataatattgcacAACCTTAAGAAACTTAGTTGTTCCTACACTAGTTCAAACCGTCATCCTTTAATTAGAAGATTGATTTAACCGCAGCTGGAATTTGGCAGTTAAAACTTATGAGGTGTCGGCAGTAGCCAGCAATTATTACCCTATGGCAGGGAAGCTCTACCCCATTGCAGGCACGCTGAACAGTCACTTTGAATCCTGCCCCTGAATAACACAATTATGCTTTCCGCTTCTCTTCAAACTtgactttaaaaatcttctttctTGAATACTTGGACAATTCTCGAGGCCAGGAGAGTTGCCTGCTTCCCTCTGCAAAACAAATGAGCCTCTTCCTCGGGAGTAGTAAAAACAAAGGTTCCATATCCTTGTTCCCGTTAACGCTGTGTGACGGCTTTGGACTTGACCCCTAGAAGGGGAATAAAACTTCAGCATCTTATGACATTGTAATTGGGTTTGGACTCGATCAAATAAGTTACTCAAGGTATGTAGTTCATTTAGGATAAGATATATAAATTATCCCACATACAAAGAAAGGCTGGTAATTCAGGTTCCCATTTAGTGCTAAAGCCTTTTATCCTACTTACAGTATACAATAAGACGGATAATTGCCAATCTAGTCCTGAATTATGATCTGCTTCCTGCCTTTCTATAAGGAAGGTACTTACAAATCATTATTGCAGATATCTTAATGAAATTCATATGTTGTATTAAAAGGTaaactgtactgtatatgattagtttaaaaaaacttcaaataatgGTCAATCTCCACTATACACTCTATCAATTACTTCAAGTTGAAAGCTCTGTAAATGAGGTTAGGTCCAGATAATTAGTTTTAGATCATTTTTATCCTTTGATAATGTTGTAAAACCATGAACAAATGGTGATAGGCAATGTTTTCTGACATACTTCATCATTAGACAACATCCTAAACCAACGGAGTACAAGGTCATCCTTTCCTGCTCTGGATAGGGAGGTGCTGTTAATTTGGGCTTATTTGAAGAATTTGCAGATGTTCaggattttatttcaattttggagTATATAACCCAGTGTTTTATAATTCTGTTTCATGGGGGATTCTGGGGATGCATCAGCTTACACTGTGTGGGTTTTATAATAAAAGAACAGGTATTTACCTCAATGGTACCTCACTGGTGGGACAGTCTTGAAGTGCAATTATTCCCTTATTTTGGCCCTTTTTCAGATATAGATGTAGCCTAATTGGTAAAGTAGTTGTTCACTTGGTTATCAGAACATAAGCTAGACAGTTGCTTGGGTTTTATCAGCAATTATATGTGGTGTTTTACATAAAAACTGTTTATGGTTATCTTGTTCCACATTCTTTTTGTGTCGTGTGTGGGGGAACAATTTTTGTTTAGAATTCTTGCAAGGAGTATGTACGCCACACGGTAACCTTCTGGAAAGTATGTTGTATGATCATATAAAAATTCATAGCATAAATGAAAAGCAGCTAAGCATAAAGAGTCTAGTGCTTTAAAAATGAATGGTTACTACATTTGCCAGCATGTCTACAAATTGTAAAATGGTAGGATGACCTATATGAAGTCAAACTTGCAACTCCACTGGTCAATGGCCCTACCACACTGAAAACACCGCTTCTCATCTTAACAGCTAAGTTAAGCAATGTTAGGTCTAGTCACTACTTGGATGGGTGACTGCCTTAGAACATCAGATGTTGTTGACAAAACAATGATAAAGTTGTTTTGTTCTCTTTGTCTCGTTCCCTTAGCATAGAAAGTAGATAACTTATGTATGGGAAAATTGTAGATCTTTCCACATCCACATTTATTAAGCAGGTGTGAAACTTGTTAAAGCTCTCTGCAAACCACAAATGACTACCAGTCCTGTTCGGGAGACAAGGGAAATGGTCTGTGGATCAGTGTCATCTGTTGTAAAGAGTATCAGAGAAGGTTGAGGTACCAACCAATCTGCTCAGACACCCCATTTCAAAAGTGTTTCATCTAAACCCATCCATTTAACATCTAATCCCCTGGAGACTTTAGATTGTATTCTCGAACTTATGGTTTTTGCAGTCCTCTAGATTATCCTTCATAGGTTCTAAAAGATGGTCTACAATTGTTTTATATTAACTTTCTAAAAGAGTCTACAATTATTTTGTATTAAAAGAcactgatatttttattttcaatggtTTCAGTCTTAAAATTTATCAATAACTGGAATTAGACAGGATTATCTCATTACAATATTTCAAGGTGTCCTTTTAAGAAAAGAATTTCCAATCTCAGCTAATTAGGGTATAGAAAAATGCTTGATTAGATACTCAAGTATCTGGGATTAGACCTTTCCTTTTCAGGTATTTAACGATTGTCTTTAAGCAAGTCGGTATTAAAATGTTTCAAGTAATTAGGTCTA
This genomic stretch from Palaemon carinicauda isolate YSFRI2023 chromosome 21, ASM3689809v2, whole genome shotgun sequence harbors:
- the LOC137615025 gene encoding nuclear speckle splicing regulatory protein 1-like gives rise to the protein MDEIVSLGKSKGLEVDEEDVNNLVKEHKEELTTQELIELQEMQHSEVLQELSIEEEVEDEGRLSTAEIKDTLAKWQDFSNFMEKEASRQAGDWLCRSRDEADAKSFVTQKSLKNTCLVSNCIASTRDHERVAHGCECQARDHARDHTGCDRARERAARDRARERAGRDRARERAACDRARERAACDRARERAASDRARDRARERAASDRARDRARERAARDRSRERAACDCAHEHAARDLECEARVLEHKCESCDRWRHVLDCERSARDREECLLEDERLDRDDLWSFWSKHVALE